The Campylobacter sp. genome contains the following window.
TATGATAGTTTCGTCTATCTCATGAGCAAGTCATATATGATAGTAACAGATAGTGGCGGCATCCAGGAAGAGGCACCGAGCCTTTGCAAGCCCGTTTTAGTTATCAGAGAAACTACCGAAAGACCTGAAGGGATAAGAGCAGGATGTGTGAAGCTTATCGGCACCAAGCGCGAAAATATAATAAAAGAGGTGCAAAAATTATTAAATTTAAAAGATGAATATGATAAAATGAGTAAAAGTGTAAGCCCATATGGTGACGGTAAAGCTTGTAAAAAAATACTGGAATTTTTAAAAGGAATATTGTGAAAAAAGTTTGCATCTTAGGTCTTGGATATATAGGGCTGCCGACAGCAGCACTTTTGGCAAATAGGGGCTATAAAATCCATGGCGTTGATGTAGTGCAGAGCGTCGTAGATACGATCAATCAGGGTAAAATTCATATCGTCGAGCCGGAACTTGACGTATTTGTTAAAAAAGCAGTGCAGAGCGGAAATTTAAAAGCAGACGTTAAGCCTGATTTCGCAGACATTTTTATCATAGCCGTTCCGACGCCGTTTCGAGACGGATACGTGCCAAATATCGACTACGTCATAAGTGCGGCAAAATCTATAATACCATACGTAAAAGACGATAATATGGTAGTTTTAGAATCCACTTCGCCGATAGGTACTACCGAAAAGATAGGCGAAATTTTAAAAAATGGCGGTGTTGATATTTCTAAAATTTATATCGCTCATTGCCCGGAGAGAGTTTTGCCAGGTAAAATTTTAAAAGAGCTTACGCAAAACGATAGAATCGTGGGTGGAACTACAAAAATTGCTACTAAAAAGATAGCGGAATTTTATAAAGAATTCGTTAGTGGTAGCGTTTTGCAGACGGATTCTAAGACTGCAGAGATGTCAAAGCTTACAGAGAATTCTTTCCGCGACGTAAACATAGCCTTTGCAAACGAACTTAGCATTTTGTGCGATAAATTCGGCATCAATGTTTGGGAGCTTATCTCGCTAGCAAATCGCCATCCGCGAGTTAATATTTTAAACCCGGGCTGCGGCGTAGGCGGGCACTGCATAGCGGTCGATCCGTGGTTTATCGTCCATGCGGGCGGCTACGAAGCGAGGTTGATCAAATCCGCAAGAGAGGTCAATGATCACAAAGCCGAGTGGAGCATAGAAAAGATCAAAAACGCCGCTTTGAAATTTGAGCTGCAAAACGGCAGAAAGCCTAAAGTCGCGTGCATGGGGCTTGCTTTTAAGCCCGATATCGACGATTTGCGAGAGTCGCCTGCGCTAAATATAACTAGACGTCTGATCGCAGACGGCGTCGATGTAGTCGCTGTGGAGCCCAATATCAAGGCTCATAAAGATTTTGAGATAGTGGATTATAAAAAGGCTATTGAAATTTCGGATATTATCGTATTTTTGGTCGGACATAAGGAATTTAAAGGGCTAAAAATAGAAAAAGAAGTTTTGGATTTTTGCGGAATTTGTAAATGAGCTTTCAAAAAGTAATAGATAGAAATAACCATCTGAATTTTTTTAGATTACTTTTTGCTTTACAAGTGGTATATATGCACTCGACAGAATGGCTAAAAATACCGCTCTTGTGGGGGGGGCACGTGGATAAATTTCTTAGGCTATTTCCCGGCGTCCCATTGTTTTTTTTGGTTTCAGGATTTTTAATTACCGATAGTTATTTAAATAGCGGAAATTTAAAAGAGTATTTTATAAAAAGAGCGCTTAGAATATATCCGGCTCTATTCGTAAATATTTTAGTACTTGAGCTAGCTATGTACGTGGGCAAAAATTTTAATTATATCTCGATATTAAAATACGTAGAATACTTCGTGCTGTATGTCATTACCGCCGCTTCAGGTATAGCGGGCTTTATAAT
Protein-coding sequences here:
- the wecC gene encoding UDP-N-acetyl-D-mannosamine dehydrogenase, producing the protein MVKKVCILGLGYIGLPTAALLANRGYKIHGVDVVQSVVDTINQGKIHIVEPELDVFVKKAVQSGNLKADVKPDFADIFIIAVPTPFRDGYVPNIDYVISAAKSIIPYVKDDNMVVLESTSPIGTTEKIGEILKNGGVDISKIYIAHCPERVLPGKILKELTQNDRIVGGTTKIATKKIAEFYKEFVSGSVLQTDSKTAEMSKLTENSFRDVNIAFANELSILCDKFGINVWELISLANRHPRVNILNPGCGVGGHCIAVDPWFIVHAGGYEARLIKSAREVNDHKAEWSIEKIKNAALKFELQNGRKPKVACMGLAFKPDIDDLRESPALNITRRLIADGVDVVAVEPNIKAHKDFEIVDYKKAIEISDIIVFLVGHKEFKGLKIEKEVLDFCGICK